The following coding sequences are from one Haloarcula taiwanensis window:
- a CDS encoding cupin, which produces MTATDFDAVRDYDDDQFSAVEVFRSDRLKVVCGYFEPGQFIPVHAPGSDVVIHVQSGTGVVRDGDTNRTVEPGDVVVVEADTDRGVKADVDSRLEALLVTAPPPSDAEHEPVRRGLRQNEFDP; this is translated from the coding sequence ATGACGGCGACTGACTTCGACGCCGTCCGGGACTACGACGACGACCAGTTTTCGGCCGTCGAGGTGTTCCGCAGTGACCGACTGAAAGTCGTCTGTGGCTACTTCGAACCCGGACAGTTCATCCCGGTCCACGCGCCCGGGAGCGACGTAGTGATACACGTCCAGTCCGGGACCGGTGTCGTTCGTGACGGGGACACGAATCGGACAGTCGAACCGGGCGACGTGGTAGTCGTCGAGGCTGATACCGACCGCGGCGTCAAAGCGGACGTGGACAGTCGGCTGGAAGCGTTGCTGGTGACCGCGCCGCCGCCGAGCGACGCCGAGCACGAACCGGTTCGGAGAGGGCTCAGGCAGAACGAATTCGACCCATAA
- a CDS encoding SAM-dependent methyltransferase, whose translation MPTWDERYRTGTYPQRPDPHPVLERYLPTFPPGRALDIATGTGRNAVPVAAAGYRVDGVDQSRAGLQIARENAHAAGVEDNIEWIQADLESFAYPASTYDLITVSFYRPVDRLPDIIEGLADGGCLFIQHHLRTTDDVDGGPSGDRYRFASNELLRAGLGLTVLHYDERTTTTDGTTAATAQLVARKTQGSRQSYPDIAE comes from the coding sequence ATGCCGACCTGGGACGAGCGATACCGAACGGGCACGTACCCGCAGCGCCCGGACCCGCATCCGGTGTTAGAACGATACTTGCCGACCTTTCCACCGGGTCGGGCACTTGACATCGCGACCGGGACTGGGCGGAACGCGGTGCCGGTCGCAGCAGCCGGGTACCGCGTCGATGGGGTCGACCAGTCGCGTGCGGGGCTACAGATTGCCCGCGAAAACGCACACGCCGCGGGCGTCGAAGACAATATCGAGTGGATACAGGCAGACCTCGAGTCGTTCGCATACCCGGCGTCGACGTACGACCTCATCACGGTCAGCTTCTATCGCCCCGTCGACCGCCTCCCCGATATCATCGAGGGGCTGGCCGACGGCGGCTGTCTGTTCATCCAGCACCACCTCCGGACGACCGACGACGTGGACGGCGGCCCCTCTGGGGACCGATACCGGTTTGCTTCCAACGAACTACTAAGGGCCGGACTCGGATTGACTGTGTTACACTACGACGAGCGGACCACGACGACGGACGGAACGACTGCCGCCACCGCGCAACTGGTCGCCAGAAAGACACAGGGCAGTCGACAGTCGTATCCAGACATCGCGGAGTGA
- a CDS encoding LLM class oxidoreductase — MTAVDHANAGYRRLYEQDGLSFGLGFPLTGEQESTPDIDAELRLASHAEAVGFDALWARDVPTYWPRFGDAGGAFDPWSLLSHIGAHTESVALGTASIVLPLRHPIHVAKSAASVDRLSDGRLVLGVASGDRDPEYPAFGVDPDNRGHLVRESVAALRALWREEYPTLDGSWGHIDGELDVLPKPTTDTLPVFPTGNARQSTEWIAENGDGWIFYHLPESTLESYLDTWRSHAPEKPFTIAVQVAFAADPTAEPEPLHLGYRAGVEWFREYFRRLNDYGLDHVIVGLRAAEPQAAITTFASEIIDEL, encoded by the coding sequence ATGACTGCTGTGGACCACGCGAACGCCGGCTATCGCCGACTGTACGAGCAGGATGGACTCTCGTTCGGTCTCGGATTCCCGCTCACAGGCGAACAGGAGTCGACGCCGGATATCGACGCGGAACTCCGGCTCGCAAGCCACGCCGAAGCGGTTGGTTTCGACGCGCTCTGGGCACGAGATGTGCCGACGTACTGGCCGCGATTTGGGGACGCAGGCGGGGCCTTCGACCCATGGTCGCTGCTGTCTCACATCGGTGCTCACACTGAGTCGGTGGCGCTCGGTACCGCGAGTATCGTGCTCCCGCTTCGCCATCCCATCCACGTGGCGAAGTCGGCCGCATCTGTCGACCGGCTCTCCGACGGCCGTCTCGTGCTTGGTGTTGCCTCGGGCGACCGCGACCCGGAGTATCCGGCGTTCGGTGTCGACCCCGACAACCGGGGGCATCTCGTCCGCGAAAGCGTTGCCGCGCTTCGTGCCCTCTGGCGTGAGGAATACCCCACGCTCGACGGCTCCTGGGGCCACATCGACGGCGAACTGGATGTCCTCCCGAAGCCGACGACGGACACGCTCCCGGTCTTTCCGACCGGGAACGCCAGACAGTCCACGGAGTGGATTGCCGAGAACGGCGACGGCTGGATATTCTATCACCTCCCAGAGTCGACCCTGGAGTCGTATCTCGACACGTGGCGAAGTCACGCACCCGAGAAGCCGTTCACGATTGCCGTTCAGGTTGCGTTCGCTGCTGACCCGACGGCCGAACCCGAACCGCTCCATCTGGGATACCGGGCCGGCGTCGAATGGTTCCGGGAGTACTTCAGGCGGCTCAATGACTATGGCCTTGACCACGTTATCGTTGGCCTTCGAGCGGCGGAGCCACAGGCGGCGATAACGACGTTCGCCAGCGAAATCATCGATGAGTTGTGA
- a CDS encoding 3-beta hydroxysteroid dehydrogenase, whose amino-acid sequence MDPSDVQTVFVAGASGGTGRATLRLLSSRVPTVRALTSTPAKTDDLQAAGADEVVVDDLLNPTALTDALSDVDVVLSAVGSNITDVWSRDEYVDGAGTINLLDAAVDAGVEAFVMESAIGVGDEPASPLAAAFDVVIQPIQRAKAEAEAAIREAPVRHTVLRPGLLTNGPRTDTVSVAEPGAKLWGSVSRADVARLMIAAPVTSAAADRTLEVVAKPSFPKRAENIDWQLPRNERGGTVTVDTPDDGP is encoded by the coding sequence ATGGACCCTTCTGATGTGCAGACCGTGTTTGTCGCCGGAGCCAGCGGCGGAACCGGGCGAGCGACGCTCCGATTGCTCAGTTCGCGCGTGCCGACGGTCCGGGCACTGACCAGCACACCGGCAAAAACAGACGACCTGCAGGCGGCCGGCGCTGACGAGGTTGTCGTCGACGATTTGCTGAACCCGACTGCGCTGACCGATGCGCTCTCTGACGTTGATGTCGTCCTGAGCGCGGTCGGCTCGAACATCACGGACGTCTGGTCCCGGGACGAGTACGTCGACGGCGCGGGGACGATCAATCTGCTCGATGCGGCTGTCGACGCCGGCGTCGAGGCGTTCGTCATGGAATCCGCTATCGGCGTCGGTGACGAGCCAGCCAGTCCGCTCGCAGCGGCGTTTGATGTCGTCATTCAGCCGATTCAACGAGCCAAAGCAGAAGCCGAGGCCGCGATCCGCGAGGCCCCGGTTCGGCACACGGTCCTCCGACCGGGCCTGCTCACGAACGGGCCGCGAACTGACACCGTCTCCGTCGCCGAGCCCGGAGCGAAGCTCTGGGGCAGCGTCTCGCGGGCCGACGTGGCCCGACTGATGATTGCTGCGCCCGTTACGTCGGCGGCCGCCGACCGCACGCTGGAAGTCGTTGCGAAGCCGTCGTTCCCGAAGCGCGCGGAAAATATCGACTGGCAGCTCCCACGAAACGAACGGGGCGGAACAGTGACGGTTGATACCCCTGACGACGGGCCGTAG